Proteins encoded together in one Sulfitobacter pontiacus window:
- a CDS encoding TetR/AcrR family transcriptional regulator has translation MTDRKEDGTSKDGRVARGEITRERVLDAAERCFAELGFDAVSIRRIAREAEVTLGVVGFHGGTKQELFVTVLKRRVETLNAMRMARLDALKSTERLTLETLIDAYVTPYLEIASRGDPQWRAYAQLVARIMSDERYYREAGPLYDRVASIYLDEMERLRPDSDREQLAAVLSLTVSSMVSIVASGIRIAGLSQSDRRESPMVYRPLLLDFCVGGVLRALEPKC, from the coding sequence ATGACGGACCGAAAGGAAGACGGCACAAGCAAGGATGGTCGCGTCGCCCGCGGCGAGATCACCCGCGAACGCGTGCTCGACGCGGCAGAGCGTTGCTTCGCCGAGCTTGGCTTTGATGCGGTCAGCATCCGCCGGATCGCGCGCGAAGCCGAAGTCACGCTGGGTGTGGTCGGCTTTCACGGGGGAACAAAGCAAGAGCTTTTCGTGACCGTGCTGAAACGGCGGGTCGAAACGCTCAACGCCATGCGCATGGCGCGGCTTGATGCGCTCAAATCGACAGAGCGGCTCACGCTGGAAACGCTGATCGATGCCTATGTCACCCCGTATCTCGAAATCGCCTCGCGCGGGGATCCGCAATGGCGGGCCTATGCGCAGCTGGTGGCGCGGATCATGTCTGACGAACGCTATTACCGCGAGGCAGGGCCGCTTTATGATCGCGTTGCCTCTATCTACCTTGACGAAATGGAGCGTCTGCGTCCCGATTCCGACCGTGAACAGCTTGCTGCGGTGCTGTCGCTGACCGTGTCCTCGATGGTGTCTATCGTCGCAAGCGGCATCCGCATCGCGGGCCTGTCGCAAAGTGATCGGCGCGAAAGCCCTATGGTGTATCGCCCGCTCTTGCTTGATTTTTGTGTGGGTGGCGTTCTGCGCGCGCTTGAGCCAAAGTGCTAG